Proteins encoded in a region of the Mucispirillum schaedleri ASF457 genome:
- a CDS encoding putative nucleotidyltransferase substrate binding domain-containing protein has product MIEESMTLSNTIIEKLKTQHLFENLSSEDIKSAITRFAEIHILTGELVFRKGERYHKGIYFLLNGEISLSNPNSSINISCSNCPVGLSTFLGKTMYTMNAVAQADCDLLFVHELCIYRLMELSDDFRTKLIKDIQVRLTHLENSSNTFLMQSIYQTVSGVMSSPVITIQTGKSVVKAANLMKEHKISSLLVVNRKQIVKGLVTSTDLTRKFLVDLENNINNQDVENYMDLEPVTFPPEFPIVEALNELQIAGKTHGVVMQNSKPAGIVSIHNISTMLFENSHLYCTHIDNMTKFEELKIVFTQIYRAAKTLATSSRVSREELTALSSIHRAIHKKAFQLTSDAFKTEKNFKLTDYSYCYLLLGAGARREMDLRPQINNAFILADDVPEEAEKIFIEFAAKYHENLVNIGYYPHNSNDDVMTINMVLKYSKWIEEIDGWASKSNKSDKKYAFAMLIDIAALEGDIKLAWSIRNYILRKAADRPAILSALVKQYPAIKIPVSQFGSFIVEKDGEYEGMFNLKTQALSYIVNITRLLAIYAGITDMGTIERIEHLERKKIISEELATQAIIAFDTITETLINEQVNQSVNNQKVTSYISPASLSLFYQEKLKRALQFATIYTSYGVKFLNEI; this is encoded by the coding sequence ATGATTGAAGAATCAATGACACTATCAAATACTATTATTGAAAAGCTAAAAACACAGCATCTTTTTGAAAATCTTTCAAGTGAAGATATTAAATCAGCTATTACAAGATTTGCAGAAATACATATTCTTACAGGAGAACTTGTTTTTAGAAAAGGTGAACGGTATCATAAAGGTATATATTTTCTGCTTAATGGTGAAATATCACTTTCAAATCCTAATTCATCAATAAATATATCATGCAGTAACTGTCCTGTTGGACTTTCTACATTTCTAGGCAAAACAATGTATACTATGAATGCTGTTGCTCAGGCTGACTGCGATTTATTATTTGTTCATGAGCTTTGTATATACAGGCTTATGGAGCTTTCTGATGATTTTAGAACAAAACTGATTAAAGATATTCAAGTAAGGCTTACTCATCTTGAAAATTCATCAAACACTTTTTTAATGCAGTCTATTTATCAGACAGTATCTGGTGTTATGAGCTCCCCTGTTATAACTATACAAACAGGCAAATCTGTTGTAAAAGCAGCAAACCTTATGAAAGAGCATAAAATAAGCAGCCTTTTAGTTGTAAACAGAAAGCAGATAGTAAAAGGTCTTGTTACATCAACTGACCTTACTAGAAAATTTTTAGTAGATTTAGAAAATAATATTAATAATCAGGATGTGGAGAACTATATGGATTTAGAGCCTGTAACATTCCCGCCTGAATTTCCTATTGTAGAAGCTCTTAATGAGCTTCAAATAGCAGGCAAAACACATGGTGTAGTTATGCAGAATTCAAAACCTGCAGGCATTGTTTCTATACATAATATTTCTACAATGCTTTTTGAAAACTCTCATCTATACTGCACCCATATTGATAATATGACTAAATTTGAAGAATTGAAAATAGTCTTTACTCAAATATACAGAGCTGCAAAAACTCTTGCTACATCATCAAGAGTATCACGGGAAGAATTAACTGCACTGTCATCTATACACAGAGCTATACATAAAAAAGCATTCCAGCTTACAAGTGATGCTTTTAAGACTGAAAAAAACTTTAAATTAACTGATTATTCATACTGCTATCTGCTTTTAGGAGCAGGTGCAAGGCGTGAAATGGATTTGCGTCCACAGATAAACAATGCTTTCATTTTAGCAGATGATGTGCCAGAAGAAGCAGAAAAAATATTTATAGAATTTGCAGCTAAATACCATGAAAATCTTGTTAACATAGGCTATTATCCACATAACAGTAATGATGATGTGATGACTATAAATATGGTGCTTAAATATTCTAAATGGATAGAAGAAATAGATGGCTGGGCATCAAAAAGCAATAAGTCTGATAAAAAATATGCTTTTGCAATGCTTATTGATATTGCTGCCCTTGAAGGGGATATTAAACTTGCATGGTCTATTAGAAACTATATATTAAGAAAAGCAGCCGACAGACCTGCTATTCTTTCTGCACTAGTTAAACAGTATCCTGCAATTAAAATACCAGTTTCCCAGTTTGGCAGTTTTATTGTGGAAAAAGATGGTGAATATGAAGGAATGTTTAACTTAAAAACACAAGCTCTTTCTTATATAGTAAATATTACAAGGCTTTTAGCAATCTATGCAGGTATTACAGATATGGGAACAATAGAACGCATAGAACATTTAGAAAGAAAAAAAATTATATCAGAAGAACTTGCTACTCAGGCAATTATTGCTTTTGATACTATTACAGAAACTTTAATAAATGAGCAGGTAAATCAGTCAGTAAATAACCAGAAAGTAACAAGTTACATTTCACCTGCTTCATTATCACTATTTTATCAGGAGAAACTAAAACGAGCACTGCAGTTTGCAACAATATATACAAGCTATGGTGTGAAATTTTTAAATGAAATATGA
- a CDS encoding DUF815 domain-containing protein — protein sequence MLNSAAYRYINGVLEEAVVESDISLDELLAVTDNVCLADKNIASFVSGGPCLNMLLWGEKGSGKSTLLRLLALKYASSGLVTIEFIDETSGAVYGLYKIIRENSDKKFLLFFDDISFKDDDTSYRRFKSAIEGGLESKPANVIFAATSNKRQIVSVSSSDTGDIYDRDEASEQTSLQARFGLSIGFYSLNKNDYLEIVKMYLQKYNISMIDGWEKMAESYAIDRGGRSGRLAKQFAAYLYLTIQ from the coding sequence TTGTTAAACAGTGCAGCATACAGATATATAAATGGTGTTTTAGAAGAAGCTGTTGTAGAAAGTGATATAAGTTTAGATGAACTTTTAGCAGTAACTGATAATGTTTGCCTTGCTGATAAAAATATAGCTTCATTTGTATCAGGTGGTCCATGCTTAAATATGCTTTTATGGGGTGAAAAGGGCAGTGGCAAATCTACTCTTTTAAGGCTGCTTGCTTTAAAATATGCTTCATCTGGACTTGTTACTATTGAGTTTATTGATGAAACTTCTGGTGCAGTTTATGGTCTTTATAAAATAATAAGGGAAAACAGTGATAAAAAATTTCTTTTATTTTTTGATGATATATCATTTAAAGATGATGATACATCATACAGACGGTTTAAATCAGCTATTGAGGGCGGCTTAGAATCAAAACCTGCAAATGTTATATTTGCAGCCACATCTAATAAACGGCAGATTGTTTCTGTATCATCATCAGATACTGGAGATATTTATGACAGAGATGAGGCATCAGAGCAGACTTCTTTGCAGGCAAGGTTTGGCTTGTCTATAGGATTTTATTCTCTTAATAAAAATGATTATTTAGAAATTGTAAAAATGTATTTACAAAAATACAATATAAGTATGATTGATGGGTGGGAGAAAATGGCAGAAAGCTATGCAATAGACAGGGGCGGTAGAAGTGGACGCCTTGCAAAGCAGTTTGCTGCCTATTTATATCTCACTATACAATAA
- the pheS gene encoding phenylalanine--tRNA ligase subunit alpha, whose product MNNDELKKASEFEEEIEKSSSLDELNSIRIKYMGKKGMISLLNKVLGTLSNEERPKMGEAIQNLRNNFETKFTEKANTIKKALKDAALSQKYIDVTLSPYPFNKGSLHPVKKIYDEIVDVFTAAGYSVAQGPEIEDDFHNFEALNLPKSHPARDMQDTFYIDENNIVLRTHTSPVQVRVMESQKPPVKIIAPGTVYRCDYDQTHSPMFHQIEGLVVDKGITMADLKGTLKLFISRIFGDDLDVRLRPSFFPFTEPSAEVDMGCVHCRGKGCRMCKGTGWIEIAGCGMVNPAVFKHVGIDPEVYSGFAFGMGIERIALLKYGIDDIRLFYENSLKFLKQF is encoded by the coding sequence ATGAATAATGATGAATTAAAAAAAGCTTCAGAATTTGAGGAAGAAATTGAAAAAAGTTCTTCTCTTGATGAGTTAAACAGTATCCGTATTAAATATATGGGAAAAAAAGGAATGATAAGCCTTTTAAATAAAGTATTAGGCACTCTTTCAAATGAAGAACGCCCAAAAATGGGTGAAGCTATCCAAAATTTAAGAAATAATTTTGAAACAAAATTTACTGAAAAAGCAAATACTATTAAAAAAGCACTGAAAGATGCGGCTTTATCTCAAAAATATATAGATGTTACTTTAAGTCCTTATCCTTTTAATAAAGGCTCACTACATCCTGTTAAAAAAATATATGATGAAATAGTTGATGTATTTACTGCTGCAGGTTATTCTGTGGCACAAGGACCTGAAATAGAAGATGATTTCCATAACTTTGAAGCATTAAATCTGCCTAAAAGTCATCCGGCAAGAGATATGCAGGATACTTTTTATATAGACGAAAATAATATTGTGCTTAGAACACACACTTCTCCTGTGCAGGTGCGTGTAATGGAAAGCCAGAAACCACCTGTAAAAATTATTGCTCCGGGCACAGTTTACAGGTGCGATTACGACCAGACACATTCTCCAATGTTTCATCAAATAGAAGGGCTTGTAGTTGATAAAGGTATCACTATGGCAGACTTAAAAGGCACATTAAAGCTTTTTATTTCCCGTATATTTGGTGATGATTTAGATGTTCGTCTTCGTCCAAGTTTTTTCCCATTTACAGAGCCGTCTGCAGAAGTTGATATGGGCTGTGTTCATTGCAGAGGCAAAGGCTGCAGAATGTGTAAAGGCACTGGCTGGATAGAAATAGCAGGCTGCGGTATGGTAAACCCTGCAGTATTTAAACATGTGGGTATTGACCCAGAAGTATACAGCGGCTTTGCTTTTGGTATGGGTATTGAGCGTATTGCACTGCTGAAATATGGAATTGATGATATACGCTTGTTTTATGAAAACTCTCTTAAATTTTTAAAACAATTTTAG
- the pheT gene encoding phenylalanine--tRNA ligase subunit beta, which yields MNVSINWLKEYIDLNDKSVKEIADGLTLAGLEAEGFYEISALSNVVTAKVIKLEKHPNADKLRICIVTDGKENYQVVCGAPNVAAGQIVPFAKIGAVLGDIKIKEAKLRGVDSFGMICSERELGLTDEHNGIMVLPEDTPLGADINSIAGTGDTIVEFNATPNRPDWLSVIGIAREAAAVFQRPLKLPECSTAESSENVYDLIRVDIEEKEKCPIYFARIIKGVKIAPSPLWMQAKLRAAGVRPINNIVDVTNYILMEWGQPLHAFDIRNIDKSIIVRNAFDNEKITALDGKEYTLNKDMLVIADISKPLAIAGIMGGEYTSVMSDTDTVVLECAYFEPSVVRKTSKKLGLTSDSSYRYERGIDYGATEKLADYAANLIAEICGGKVLKGKVGSNNLKIEERNVTSSCSRINKLLGSNYNIEDMKNILNSLSIKTETDGDKLISHIPTFRNDVALECDIAEEVARIMGYDKISCTMPKMDNEIDIQSPKVRYSRTARNVLENLGYNEVLNFSFSGAEYLSIFDTNEEHFVKLLNPISQDMAWMRTYIFPSIIKNMQTNKNMGYSSIKLFELSNVYISNGKSNLAQEKLHLSLGVMGSYYDDTWINMPKLDTFYYLKGALDNVLCKFDMAAEYIRLEDCHFLHPGKSASVLINGKYAGFIGALHPDILEKLDIKNDCYVAEIDFSLLIDEAYNKNEASKSSMRYTKFSRYPSIQRDLALIVKSRVSAADLINTVKSISPIITDTVVFDVFEGKPINFGYKSIAIRITFTDIEKTLRDDDINPIIDNILKALEKEHGAVLR from the coding sequence ATGAATGTTAGTATAAACTGGTTAAAAGAATATATTGATTTAAATGATAAATCCGTTAAAGAAATAGCTGATGGGTTAACATTAGCAGGTTTAGAAGCTGAAGGCTTTTATGAGATTTCTGCCCTTTCAAATGTGGTAACTGCAAAAGTAATTAAGTTAGAAAAACATCCAAATGCTGATAAATTAAGGATATGTATAGTAACAGACGGAAAAGAAAATTATCAGGTTGTATGCGGTGCTCCAAATGTGGCAGCAGGGCAGATTGTGCCGTTTGCAAAAATTGGTGCTGTGCTTGGTGATATAAAAATAAAGGAAGCAAAACTTCGCGGAGTAGATTCTTTTGGTATGATTTGCTCTGAAAGAGAGCTTGGCTTAACTGATGAACATAATGGTATTATGGTGCTGCCTGAAGATACACCACTTGGGGCAGATATTAACAGTATTGCAGGCACAGGCGATACTATTGTAGAGTTTAATGCTACTCCAAACAGACCAGACTGGCTTTCTGTTATAGGTATTGCAAGGGAAGCTGCAGCAGTATTTCAAAGACCTTTAAAACTGCCTGAATGCAGCACAGCAGAAAGCAGTGAAAATGTTTATGATTTAATAAGAGTAGATATTGAAGAAAAAGAAAAATGTCCAATATATTTTGCCCGTATAATAAAAGGTGTTAAAATTGCACCATCTCCATTATGGATGCAGGCAAAATTAAGAGCAGCAGGTGTTAGACCTATTAACAATATAGTAGATGTTACAAACTATATATTAATGGAATGGGGACAGCCGCTGCATGCTTTTGATATAAGAAATATTGATAAAAGCATTATTGTTAGAAATGCTTTTGATAATGAAAAAATCACAGCTCTTGATGGCAAAGAATATACATTAAATAAAGATATGCTTGTAATTGCAGATATTTCCAAACCATTAGCCATTGCAGGTATTATGGGTGGCGAATATACATCAGTTATGAGTGATACAGACACTGTTGTATTAGAATGTGCTTATTTTGAGCCGTCAGTTGTCCGCAAAACAAGTAAAAAACTTGGTCTGACTTCAGATTCATCATACAGATATGAGCGTGGTATAGATTATGGTGCTACTGAAAAATTAGCAGACTATGCAGCAAACTTAATTGCAGAAATCTGCGGCGGTAAAGTATTAAAAGGAAAAGTCGGCTCAAATAATCTAAAAATAGAAGAAAGAAATGTTACTTCATCATGCAGCAGAATAAATAAACTTTTAGGCTCTAATTATAATATAGAAGATATGAAAAATATTTTAAACAGCCTTTCTATAAAAACAGAAACAGATGGCGATAAATTAATATCTCATATCCCTACATTCAGAAATGATGTTGCTTTAGAATGTGATATTGCAGAAGAAGTTGCAAGAATTATGGGCTATGATAAAATAAGCTGCACTATGCCTAAAATGGATAATGAAATAGATATTCAAAGCCCAAAAGTCAGATACAGCAGAACAGCAAGAAATGTTTTAGAAAATTTAGGCTATAATGAAGTATTAAACTTTTCATTTTCAGGTGCAGAATATTTATCTATTTTTGATACTAATGAAGAACATTTTGTAAAACTTTTGAACCCTATTTCTCAGGATATGGCATGGATGAGAACATATATTTTCCCATCTATTATTAAAAATATGCAGACAAATAAAAATATGGGTTATTCAAGCATTAAACTTTTTGAGCTTTCAAATGTATATATATCAAACGGCAAGTCAAATCTGGCTCAGGAAAAGCTGCATTTATCACTTGGTGTTATGGGCAGCTATTATGATGATACATGGATAAATATGCCAAAACTTGATACTTTTTACTACTTAAAAGGTGCTCTTGATAATGTGCTTTGCAAGTTTGATATGGCAGCAGAATATATAAGATTAGAAGACTGCCATTTTCTTCATCCCGGAAAATCTGCTTCTGTACTTATAAATGGCAAATATGCAGGCTTTATTGGTGCATTACACCCTGATATATTAGAAAAACTTGATATAAAAAATGACTGTTATGTGGCAGAAATTGATTTTTCTTTATTAATTGATGAAGCATATAATAAAAATGAAGCTTCAAAATCAAGTATGCGTTATACTAAATTTTCAAGATATCCATCTATCCAGAGAGATTTAGCATTAATTGTAAAAAGCAGAGTGAGTGCAGCTGATTTAATAAATACAGTAAAATCAATAAGCCCTATAATTACAGATACAGTTGTGTTTGATGTATTTGAAGGCAAACCTATAAATTTTGGATATAAAAGTATAGCCATCCGCATAACTTTTACTGATATTGAAAAAACATTAAGAGATGATGATATTAATCCGATAATAGATAATATCTTAAAAGCCCTTGAAAAAGAACATGGGGCAGTTCTCAGGTAG
- a CDS encoding ankyrin repeat domain-containing protein produces MNKKIILLVTIILMLFTCTVYAVEPYLNTQLLESASVGDADAVRDALYNGADVDARDRLGNTSLILAADGGYQEVVRMLIAYKASVNAVNKFGYTPLMSAVTNSHRYIASLLIKAGADPKLPNKYGTTPEMYIKAQGFFTMNEYISDEKPVITSRIDDRPARRGTMAAIHSAPWREEFNQLISLGKTNEAAELLVGYANTKNPEACYLLGTLFLSKGNTEQGIFWVKQAAALGDSMMKYRAAKSIIDNGAGIGMKEAVAMLKEAIAEGNNFAKTEYAKALLFGNGVPKDNANAYALFKDAASYDLPEAVYYTGMLEYTGRGTVKDETKGSAKIQMAADMGFYEAEQFIDKLNAQKHINLLVNSKVGDRATVKAYLISMGAPINIDNPECDVYKIGSAWNDAYKISTVKMCYPGDGTVEAKFILGEAIDNIEFTYLKGLYPSAEFSMPSMYDNTPVQVNKEKINAYDLDIAGDNNSLDNISIYDNTQDNITGNKENIDFSKPVSSDIKNSNN; encoded by the coding sequence ATGAATAAAAAAATAATCTTACTTGTTACTATAATATTAATGTTATTTACCTGCACAGTTTATGCAGTTGAACCTTATTTAAATACACAGCTTTTAGAATCAGCATCTGTTGGAGATGCAGATGCAGTGCGTGACGCACTATATAATGGTGCTGATGTTGATGCAAGAGACAGGCTTGGAAACACTTCCCTTATTCTTGCAGCAGACGGCGGTTATCAGGAAGTAGTAAGAATGCTTATTGCATATAAGGCATCAGTAAATGCAGTAAATAAGTTTGGTTATACTCCACTGATGTCTGCTGTTACTAATTCCCACAGATATATTGCATCTCTGCTTATAAAAGCAGGTGCAGACCCAAAACTTCCTAATAAATATGGCACTACTCCAGAAATGTATATTAAAGCTCAGGGTTTTTTTACAATGAATGAATATATCAGCGATGAAAAACCTGTTATTACTTCCCGCATAGACGACAGACCAGCAAGACGAGGCACTATGGCAGCAATTCACAGTGCTCCATGGAGAGAAGAATTTAATCAGCTTATATCTCTTGGCAAAACAAATGAAGCTGCTGAGCTTTTAGTCGGCTATGCTAATACAAAAAATCCTGAAGCATGCTATCTTTTAGGCACATTATTTTTATCAAAAGGCAATACTGAACAGGGTATTTTCTGGGTTAAGCAGGCTGCTGCCCTTGGAGATTCTATGATGAAATACCGTGCTGCAAAATCTATTATAGATAATGGTGCAGGAATTGGTATGAAAGAAGCAGTAGCAATGCTTAAAGAAGCTATTGCAGAGGGTAATAATTTTGCTAAAACTGAATATGCGAAAGCACTGCTTTTTGGCAATGGAGTTCCAAAAGATAATGCTAATGCTTATGCTTTATTTAAAGATGCAGCTTCTTATGATTTACCTGAAGCAGTATACTATACTGGTATGCTTGAATATACTGGCAGAGGCACTGTAAAAGATGAAACAAAAGGCTCTGCTAAAATTCAAATGGCAGCAGATATGGGGTTTTATGAAGCAGAACAGTTTATTGATAAATTAAATGCTCAAAAACATATAAATCTATTAGTTAATTCAAAAGTAGGCGATAGAGCAACAGTGAAAGCATATCTTATTTCTATGGGTGCACCTATTAATATAGATAACCCAGAATGTGATGTTTATAAAATAGGCAGTGCATGGAATGATGCTTATAAAATATCAACTGTTAAAATGTGCTATCCGGGGGACGGCACAGTAGAAGCTAAATTTATACTAGGTGAAGCAATAGATAATATTGAATTTACATACTTAAAAGGATTATATCCATCGGCTGAATTCAGTATGCCTTCAATGTATGATAATACGCCTGTTCAAGTAAACAAAGAGAAGATAAATGCTTATGATTTAGATATTGCAGGTGATAATAACTCTCTTGATAATATAAGCATATATGACAATACACAGGATAATATTACAGGTAATAAAGAGAATATAGATTTTTCTAAACCTGTATCTTCTGATATTAAAAACAGTAATAACTAG